A window of Polaribacter litorisediminis contains these coding sequences:
- a CDS encoding trans-sulfuration enzyme family protein produces the protein MSKHFETQAIRNQTERSQFSEHSTPLYVTSSFVFDDAEEMRASFAEEKERNLYSRFTNPNTTEFVDKIVAMEGAEAGYAFATGMSAIFTTFAALLKAGDHVVSCRSVFGSTHNMFTKYLPKWNIETSYFKVNEVHLVESLIIENTKILYIETPTNPAVDILDLKLLGKIAKKHQLIFIVDNCFATPYLQQPVKFGADLVIHSATKLIDGQGRVLGGVTVGKKELMREIYLFARNTGPAMSPFNAWILSKSLETLVVRVKKHCKNALKVAKFLEGNTHVKFVKYPFLKSHPQYKIAKKQMKLGGNIVAFEIKGGIEAGRKFLNNIKMCSLSANLGDTRSIVTHPSSTTHGRLSESDRLEVGITDGLVRISVGLENIEDIIEDISQALDF, from the coding sequence ATGAGCAAACATTTCGAAACACAAGCCATTAGAAATCAAACAGAAAGATCTCAATTTTCTGAGCATTCTACACCTTTATATGTAACTTCTAGTTTTGTTTTTGACGATGCTGAAGAAATGAGAGCATCCTTCGCAGAAGAAAAAGAACGGAATTTATACAGCCGATTTACAAATCCGAATACAACCGAATTTGTAGATAAAATTGTTGCGATGGAAGGGGCAGAGGCTGGGTATGCTTTTGCCACCGGCATGTCTGCTATTTTTACAACATTTGCAGCGTTGCTAAAAGCAGGAGATCATGTGGTTTCTTGCAGATCCGTTTTTGGTTCTACACATAATATGTTTACCAAATATTTACCAAAATGGAACATCGAAACTTCTTATTTTAAAGTAAATGAGGTTCATTTGGTAGAAAGTTTGATTATAGAAAACACAAAGATTTTATATATTGAAACGCCAACAAATCCGGCAGTAGATATTTTAGATTTAAAATTGCTTGGTAAAATTGCTAAAAAACATCAATTAATTTTTATTGTTGATAATTGTTTTGCTACACCTTATTTGCAACAACCTGTTAAATTTGGAGCAGATTTGGTCATTCATTCTGCCACAAAATTAATTGATGGGCAAGGAAGAGTTTTAGGCGGAGTCACTGTGGGGAAGAAAGAGTTGATGCGAGAAATTTACCTATTCGCAAGAAATACTGGGCCAGCAATGTCGCCATTTAATGCTTGGATTTTATCAAAAAGTTTAGAAACGCTTGTGGTTAGAGTTAAAAAACATTGCAAGAATGCTTTAAAAGTTGCCAAGTTTTTAGAGGGAAATACCCATGTGAAATTTGTAAAATATCCTTTTTTAAAATCACATCCGCAGTACAAAATAGCCAAAAAACAAATGAAATTAGGAGGTAATATCGTTGCTTTCGAAATTAAAGGAGGTATCGAAGCTGGGAGAAAATTTTTAAACAATATTAAAATGTGTTCTTTATCAGCAAATTTAGGAGATACGAGATCTATTGTTACGCATCCATCATCTACCACACATGGCCGTTTGTCAGAAAGCGATCGATTAGAAGTTGGTATTACAGATGGATTGGTAAGAATTTCGGTCGGTTTAGAAAATATTGAAGATATTATTGAAGATATTTCGCAAGCTTTAGATTTTTAG
- the thrA gene encoding bifunctional aspartate kinase/homoserine dehydrogenase I produces the protein MENKLQHINIENFTTESGTLFKNIQLSYQLFGQELGSAPVVLVNHALTGNSDVAGKKGWWSAIIGNEKTIDTNTYTILGFNIPGNGFDGFVIDDYKSFIARDIAHIFLLGLKQLQIHKLFALIGGSLGGGIAWEMVVLNTKLTQHFIPVATDWKSTDWLIGNCQIQEQFLLNSSNPVHDARMHAMLCYRTPASFKERFQRSKKENSSIFNVESWLLHHGKKLQERYQLSSYKLMNQLLRSIDVTDGGKKNIEILDSITADIHIIGVDSDLFFTAEENKQTHKKLALTKENVTYNEINSVHGHDAFLIEYDQLQVIIEPIFNKDYRKKKMKILKFGGKSLANGKGLENAIEIIKSKYQNKEKITVVASARGNTTNDLEAILKKAVAKTAYKTKFEKFKKYQQVPNKEVDFSEEFIKLATIFEGVSLLGDYSQKIKDEVLAQGELLSVKLIASLLEKENIATNIADARDLIITDENFGNAQPIIPISKENVLAYFKENKDIIHIVTGFIAANKKGETTTLGRNGSNYTASLLANFLDVDELQNYTHVNGIFTANPDLVADAKKISQLSYSEANELANFGATILHAKTIIPLLEKNIDLRILNTFNKEDQGTLITSESSTKGIKSISTIDNVALLNFEGRGLLGKVGVDARIFKVLSDKNISISIISQGSSERGIGIIIEADRAQEAVYSLEKEFENDFYSQDVNRISIVNNVAVISIIGQDLSEFHHPYNALIKNQIVPLLFNNTVTGKNVSLVVKKNELHKAVNVIHGQVFGVTKKINIAIFGKGLVGGTLIDQIIENTLSILERRKIQFNVFAVANSKKVLLNKHGVSKNWKKNLSESGVENVSVKDIIAFAETHHFENLIAVDNTASANFVSNYIPFIEAGFDLVSCNKIANTLSYDFYKEIRVKLKKHKKQYLYETNVGAGLPLIDTIRLLHESGENITKIRGVFSGSLSYLFNNFSAENVPFSKVLKEAIEKGFTEPDPREDLGGNDVARKLLILARELDLENELDEVVIKNLIPEHLREGSADNFLRNLDLLNKDYKTLKDSQKPNHVLRYIGELSGDLSKNKGNLEVKLVSIPKTTPLGALKGSDAIFEIYTESYGAQPIVIQGAGAGANVTARGVFGDILRLAKHNN, from the coding sequence ATGGAAAATAAATTACAACATATCAACATAGAAAATTTTACGACAGAAAGCGGAACGCTATTTAAAAATATTCAGTTAAGTTATCAATTGTTTGGTCAAGAATTGGGTTCAGCTCCGGTGGTGTTGGTGAATCATGCTTTAACAGGAAACAGCGATGTTGCTGGTAAAAAAGGTTGGTGGTCAGCTATTATTGGAAACGAAAAAACAATCGATACAAATACCTACACAATTTTAGGGTTTAACATCCCTGGAAATGGGTTTGATGGTTTTGTAATTGATGATTATAAAAGTTTTATTGCCAGAGATATTGCTCATATTTTTTTATTAGGATTGAAGCAGTTACAAATTCATAAACTTTTTGCTTTAATTGGCGGTTCTCTAGGAGGCGGAATTGCTTGGGAAATGGTTGTCTTAAACACAAAATTAACCCAACATTTTATTCCAGTTGCCACAGATTGGAAATCTACAGATTGGTTGATTGGTAATTGCCAAATTCAAGAACAGTTTTTACTAAATTCCAGTAATCCGGTTCATGATGCTAGGATGCATGCCATGCTGTGCTATAGAACTCCAGCCTCTTTTAAGGAACGTTTTCAGCGCTCTAAAAAAGAAAATTCTAGTATTTTTAATGTAGAAAGTTGGTTGTTGCATCACGGAAAAAAATTACAAGAGCGGTATCAATTATCGTCTTATAAATTGATGAATCAATTACTTAGGTCAATTGATGTAACGGATGGCGGTAAAAAAAATATAGAAATTCTAGATTCAATTACAGCGGATATTCATATTATAGGTGTAGATTCTGATTTGTTTTTCACAGCAGAAGAAAATAAGCAAACACATAAAAAGTTAGCATTGACCAAAGAAAATGTTACCTATAATGAAATAAATTCTGTGCACGGTCATGATGCTTTTTTAATCGAATATGATCAATTACAGGTGATTATTGAACCAATTTTCAATAAAGATTATAGAAAGAAAAAAATGAAGATACTTAAGTTCGGAGGGAAGTCTTTAGCCAACGGAAAAGGTTTAGAAAATGCCATAGAAATCATTAAAAGTAAATATCAGAATAAAGAAAAAATTACGGTTGTGGCTTCTGCTAGGGGGAATACGACCAACGATTTAGAAGCTATTTTGAAGAAAGCTGTTGCTAAAACAGCGTATAAAACAAAGTTTGAAAAGTTTAAAAAATATCAACAAGTACCAAACAAAGAAGTAGATTTTTCTGAAGAGTTTATAAAATTAGCTACCATTTTTGAAGGGGTTTCTTTGTTAGGGGATTATAGTCAAAAAATTAAAGATGAAGTTTTAGCGCAGGGCGAGTTGTTATCAGTAAAATTAATAGCAAGTTTATTAGAAAAAGAAAACATTGCTACAAATATAGCAGATGCTAGAGATTTAATTATTACGGATGAAAACTTTGGAAACGCGCAACCCATCATCCCGATTTCTAAAGAGAATGTACTTGCTTATTTTAAAGAAAATAAGGATATTATTCATATCGTAACAGGTTTTATTGCAGCAAATAAAAAAGGAGAAACCACTACTCTAGGAAGAAATGGTAGTAATTATACAGCTTCTTTATTAGCTAATTTTTTAGATGTGGATGAGTTGCAAAATTATACACACGTAAACGGAATTTTTACAGCAAATCCTGATTTGGTTGCAGATGCTAAAAAGATTTCCCAATTATCGTATTCGGAAGCCAATGAATTAGCCAATTTTGGAGCAACTATTTTACATGCAAAAACCATCATTCCGTTATTAGAAAAAAACATAGATCTTCGTATTTTAAATACGTTTAATAAAGAAGATCAAGGAACGTTAATTACATCAGAATCGTCTACAAAAGGAATTAAATCTATTTCTACAATTGATAATGTTGCGTTGCTAAATTTTGAAGGTAGAGGTTTGCTAGGCAAAGTAGGTGTAGATGCACGAATTTTTAAAGTTTTAAGCGATAAAAATATTAGTATCAGTATTATTTCTCAAGGTTCTTCAGAAAGAGGCATTGGTATAATTATTGAAGCAGATAGGGCGCAAGAAGCTGTTTATTCATTAGAAAAAGAATTTGAAAATGACTTTTATTCGCAAGATGTAAATCGTATTTCTATTGTTAATAATGTAGCCGTAATTTCAATTATTGGTCAAGATTTAAGTGAATTTCATCATCCTTATAATGCCTTGATCAAAAACCAAATTGTACCACTTTTATTCAATAACACAGTTACTGGTAAAAATGTAAGTTTGGTGGTTAAGAAGAACGAATTACACAAAGCCGTTAACGTAATTCACGGACAGGTTTTTGGAGTGACAAAAAAAATAAACATTGCCATTTTTGGAAAAGGTTTGGTCGGCGGAACCTTAATCGATCAAATTATAGAAAATACACTATCTATTTTAGAAAGGAGAAAAATTCAGTTCAATGTTTTTGCAGTGGCAAACTCTAAAAAAGTATTGTTAAACAAGCATGGAGTTTCTAAAAACTGGAAAAAAAATCTATCAGAAAGTGGTGTTGAGAATGTTTCAGTAAAAGATATTATTGCATTTGCAGAAACACATCATTTTGAAAATTTGATAGCTGTTGACAACACCGCAAGCGCAAATTTTGTGAGTAATTACATTCCTTTTATAGAAGCTGGTTTTGATTTGGTTTCTTGTAATAAAATTGCAAATACCTTATCTTATGATTTTTACAAAGAAATAAGGGTGAAGTTAAAAAAACATAAAAAGCAATATTTATATGAAACGAATGTGGGTGCAGGTTTGCCTTTAATTGATACCATTCGTTTATTGCATGAATCCGGAGAAAATATCACCAAAATTAGAGGGGTGTTTTCAGGTTCATTAAGCTATTTGTTTAATAATTTTTCTGCTGAAAATGTTCCTTTTTCTAAGGTGCTAAAAGAAGCAATTGAGAAAGGATTTACAGAACCAGATCCAAGAGAGGATTTAGGTGGAAATGACGTTGCTAGGAAATTACTGATTTTAGCAAGAGAACTCGATTTGGAAAATGAATTGGATGAAGTGGTTATTAAAAACTTAATTCCAGAACATTTAAGAGAAGGTTCTGCCGATAATTTTTTAAGAAATTTGGACTTGTTAAATAAGGATTACAAGACTCTAAAAGACAGTCAAAAACCAAATCACGTTTTGCGGTATATCGGCGAATTAAGTGGCGATTTATCAAAAAACAAAGGAAATTTAGAGGTAAAATTAGTTTCTATTCCAAAAACTACGCCTTTAGGTGCTTTAAAAGGTTCGGATGCAATTTTTGAAATTTATACCGAATCCTATGGAGCGCAACCCATCGTAATTCAGGGAGCAGGAGCAGGGGCAAATGTAACTGCAAGAGGTGTTTTTGGAGACATTTTACGACTGGCAAAACATAATAATTAG
- a CDS encoding OsmC family protein, which translates to MNDLIFTVKGESSSPAKFIAKTRNFQLVVDEPEDLGGTDENANPVEYILAGLAGCLNVVGHLVAKELDFTIDKLKIEVAGNINPDKLFGISNNERAGFKAINLKLIPETNAPIETLVSWLKIVQERCPVKDNLLNVTPIKINIEKQYAIQ; encoded by the coding sequence ATGAACGATTTAATATTTACAGTAAAAGGAGAAAGTTCATCTCCTGCAAAATTTATTGCAAAAACAAGAAATTTTCAATTGGTGGTGGATGAGCCAGAAGATTTAGGAGGAACAGATGAAAACGCAAATCCTGTAGAATATATTTTGGCAGGTTTGGCTGGTTGCTTAAATGTTGTTGGGCATTTAGTGGCAAAAGAATTGGATTTTACAATCGATAAATTAAAAATTGAAGTAGCGGGAAATATCAATCCAGATAAATTATTTGGAATTTCTAATAACGAAAGAGCAGGTTTTAAAGCAATAAACTTAAAACTAATTCCAGAAACAAATGCACCTATTGAAACCTTAGTTTCTTGGTTAAAAATAGTTCAAGAAAGATGCCCAGTAAAAGACAATTTATTGAATGTTACTCCAATAAAAATCAATATAGAAAAGCAATACGCAATTCAATAA
- a CDS encoding O-acetylhomoserine aminocarboxypropyltransferase/cysteine synthase family protein → MSTLKLATNALHAGHDVTANGGARAVPIYQTTAYVFNNSEHAANLFSLKELGFIYTRLNNPTNQILQDRLAVVEGGIGAVVFASGTSAISTGLLTLLKAGDHIVASSSLYGGTYNLLSVTLPRFGITTTFVDASDAANFGAAVQENTRAFFVESLGNPKLDVLDLEAISAEAKKAEVPFIVDNTVATPVLLNPIKHGADLVIHSLTKYIGGQGTTMGGAIIDAGTFNWANGKFPEFTEPSAGYHGLKYYETLGAASFVFKLILEGLRDFGGALSPINAFNIIQGLETLPVRIKQHSTNALALAKWLEQQDEVAWVNYPGLESSKYKFLSDKYLTKGQSGIVTFGPKKGFEAAEVIADKTKIFSLLANIGDTKSLIIHPASTTHQQLNVEEQASAGVSQDLIRLSVGIEDLEDLKADLTAAFAEIPK, encoded by the coding sequence ATGAGTACATTAAAATTAGCAACCAACGCGTTGCATGCAGGACACGACGTAACAGCAAACGGAGGCGCAAGAGCAGTTCCTATTTATCAAACAACAGCCTATGTTTTTAACAATTCAGAGCATGCTGCAAATCTTTTTTCATTAAAAGAATTAGGATTTATTTATACCCGTTTAAACAACCCAACAAATCAAATTTTACAAGATCGTTTGGCAGTTGTAGAAGGCGGAATTGGAGCCGTAGTTTTCGCATCTGGAACTTCAGCAATTTCAACAGGTTTATTAACACTTTTAAAAGCAGGAGACCATATTGTTGCTTCAAGTAGTTTATATGGCGGAACCTACAATCTATTGAGTGTAACCTTGCCAAGATTCGGAATTACAACTACCTTTGTAGATGCTTCAGATGCAGCTAATTTTGGAGCAGCTGTGCAAGAGAATACGAGGGCGTTTTTTGTAGAGTCTCTAGGGAATCCTAAATTAGATGTTTTAGATTTAGAAGCAATTTCTGCAGAGGCAAAGAAAGCAGAAGTTCCTTTTATTGTTGATAATACCGTGGCAACTCCAGTATTGTTAAACCCTATTAAACATGGTGCAGATCTTGTAATTCACTCCTTAACAAAATATATCGGCGGACAAGGAACTACGATGGGAGGCGCCATTATAGATGCGGGTACTTTTAATTGGGCAAATGGTAAATTTCCAGAATTTACAGAACCTTCTGCAGGATATCATGGGTTAAAATATTATGAAACTTTAGGTGCAGCTTCCTTTGTTTTTAAATTAATCTTAGAAGGATTGCGTGATTTTGGAGGTGCTTTAAGTCCGATAAACGCCTTTAATATTATTCAAGGCTTAGAAACTTTACCTGTTAGAATAAAACAACATTCTACAAATGCATTGGCATTGGCAAAATGGTTAGAGCAGCAAGACGAAGTTGCATGGGTTAATTATCCGGGATTAGAAAGCAGTAAATACAAATTTTTATCAGATAAATATTTAACAAAAGGACAAAGTGGTATTGTAACTTTCGGTCCTAAAAAAGGTTTTGAAGCTGCAGAAGTAATTGCAGATAAAACCAAAATATTCTCTTTATTGGCAAATATAGGAGATACAAAATCTTTAATTATTCATCCGGCAAGTACAACGCATCAGCAATTAAATGTCGAAGAACAAGCAAGTGCAGGGGTTTCTCAAGATTTAATTAGATTGTCTGTGGGTATTGAAGATTTAGAAGATTTAAAAGCAGATTTAACAGCGGCTTTTGCTGAAATTCCAAAATAA
- the metK gene encoding methionine adenosyltransferase, with the protein MSYLFTSESVSEGHPDKVADQISDALIDNFLAFDKNSKVACETLVTTGQVILAGEVKSETYLDVQKIARDVINKIGYTKGAYQFDGNSCGVLSAIHEQSPDINQGVDRANPEEQGAGDQGMMFGYATDETENYMPLALELSHRLLIELAALRRENDEIPYLRPDAKSQVTIEYSDDNVPQRIDAIVISTQHDDFDASEEVMLTKIKKDIVEILIPRVVAKLPIHIQKLFTDNITYHINPTGIFVIGGPHGDTGLTGRKIIVDTYGGKGAHGGGAFSGKDPSKVDRSGAYATRHIAKNLVAAGLCKEVLVQVSYAIGVAKPTSINVDTYRTSTVDLTDGEISKIVETIFDMRPYFIEQRLKLRTPIYSETAAYGHMGRTPEIKTVTFSNPMGETISEEVETFTWEKLDYVATIKKAFNL; encoded by the coding sequence ATGTCATATTTATTTACCTCAGAAAGTGTTTCTGAAGGACACCCTGATAAAGTAGCAGATCAAATTTCTGATGCTTTAATTGATAATTTTTTAGCTTTTGATAAAAATAGTAAAGTTGCTTGCGAAACGCTAGTTACCACCGGACAAGTTATTTTAGCTGGTGAAGTAAAATCTGAAACCTATTTAGACGTTCAGAAAATTGCAAGAGATGTAATTAACAAAATTGGATACACAAAAGGCGCCTATCAATTCGATGGAAATTCTTGTGGAGTGCTATCTGCAATTCACGAACAATCTCCAGATATTAATCAAGGAGTAGATAGAGCCAATCCAGAAGAGCAAGGTGCTGGAGACCAAGGAATGATGTTTGGTTATGCAACCGATGAGACTGAAAATTATATGCCGTTGGCATTAGAACTATCGCATAGATTGTTAATAGAACTAGCAGCATTACGAAGAGAAAATGACGAAATTCCCTACCTAAGACCCGATGCTAAAAGTCAGGTAACTATTGAATATTCTGATGATAATGTACCTCAAAGAATAGATGCTATTGTCATTTCTACACAACATGATGATTTTGATGCTTCCGAAGAAGTGATGTTAACGAAGATTAAAAAAGATATTGTAGAAATTTTGATTCCTAGAGTAGTCGCAAAATTACCAATTCATATTCAAAAATTATTTACAGATAACATCACCTATCACATTAACCCAACAGGTATTTTTGTGATTGGCGGTCCTCATGGAGATACTGGTTTAACAGGTCGAAAAATCATTGTGGATACCTATGGAGGAAAAGGTGCGCATGGTGGCGGTGCTTTCTCCGGAAAAGACCCGAGTAAAGTTGATAGATCTGGAGCATATGCTACTAGACATATTGCTAAAAATTTAGTCGCTGCAGGATTGTGTAAAGAAGTTTTAGTGCAAGTTTCTTATGCTATTGGGGTTGCAAAACCTACGAGTATCAATGTAGACACGTATAGAACTTCTACGGTTGATTTAACCGATGGAGAAATCAGTAAAATTGTAGAAACTATTTTTGATATGCGTCCTTATTTTATAGAGCAACGTTTAAAATTAAGAACGCCTATTTATTCTGAAACTGCTGCTTATGGGCACATGGGTAGAACTCCAGAAATAAAAACTGTTACATTTTCAAACCCTATGGGAGAAACGATTTCTGAAGAAGTAGAAACTTTTACTTGGGAGAAATTAGACTATGTAGCTACTATAAAAAAAGCATTTAACTTATAA
- a CDS encoding LruC domain-containing protein, with translation MKNFNLYLLLAFTIILSSCVSNQLDMQQPEETVVSEDALQMLENLSIPNNFNFDTERVVTLTINDATPHVRYDMYAYSNEYGAEAENISEALNNLLYSGKTDNSVINHVFSLPSVYEKVYVVRKDGLEYSSEILDVLNNKINLTVTSNKSASKSATRYKSNGNPCTECTDNFFLNNDFEDGPTLPNNYIITDENNVDGWSTTASDNKIELWKSGFNGVPAKKGSYFAELNANRSSALYQRICTSPGAEISWSVWHRGRSGVDNALVRIGENLATATTEAIMTTGNTAWVQYSGTYTVPEGQADTYFIFEAVGSGSYGNFIDNIQITENSPGDCTAISNKMYYPTELTNATLAFEDLWPYAGDYDFNDLVISYNIKTLLNSENKVTQVNYNYTVESIGASFKNGFGIELEGVSPSAIASVTGPNLTEGFITNNANGTEQGQPNAVIIFFDNAHVNVGINNTISIIFETPITTAELGTAPFNPFLIINKNRLKEVHLPNKPTTYYPTTTTIAVGPTVKDSDGDFKTPAGLPWAINVAGQFKAPKEKIIITDGYNFFADWATSGGTVKTNWYQDLPGNRNNENLKD, from the coding sequence ATGAAAAATTTTAATCTTTATTTGTTATTAGCTTTTACGATAATTTTAAGTTCTTGTGTATCAAACCAGTTAGACATGCAGCAACCTGAGGAAACAGTAGTATCCGAAGATGCTTTACAAATGCTAGAAAACTTATCAATTCCAAATAATTTTAATTTTGATACCGAAAGAGTTGTCACATTAACGATAAATGACGCGACACCTCATGTAAGATATGATATGTATGCCTATTCAAATGAATATGGTGCCGAAGCTGAAAATATTTCTGAAGCCCTCAATAATTTATTATACTCTGGTAAAACAGACAACAGTGTTATTAATCATGTATTTAGCTTACCTAGCGTTTACGAGAAAGTATATGTAGTAAGAAAAGATGGACTTGAATATTCTTCAGAGATTTTAGATGTGTTAAACAATAAAATTAATTTAACAGTAACGTCAAATAAGTCTGCAAGTAAATCTGCCACTCGTTATAAATCTAACGGCAACCCTTGTACAGAATGTACCGACAATTTCTTTTTAAATAATGATTTTGAAGACGGACCAACACTTCCTAATAATTATATTATTACAGATGAAAATAATGTAGATGGTTGGTCTACAACAGCCTCAGATAATAAAATTGAGCTTTGGAAATCTGGCTTTAATGGCGTACCAGCTAAAAAAGGATCTTATTTCGCAGAACTAAATGCAAATAGAAGTTCAGCTTTGTATCAGCGTATTTGTACAAGTCCTGGTGCAGAGATCAGTTGGTCTGTATGGCATAGAGGTAGATCTGGCGTAGATAACGCGCTCGTTAGAATCGGAGAAAATTTAGCCACTGCAACCACTGAGGCAATTATGACCACTGGTAACACAGCTTGGGTTCAGTATTCAGGAACATATACGGTACCCGAAGGACAAGCAGACACTTATTTTATTTTTGAAGCCGTAGGCTCAGGAAGTTATGGTAACTTTATTGATAATATTCAAATCACAGAAAATAGTCCTGGTGATTGTACCGCAATAAGCAATAAAATGTATTACCCAACTGAGCTCACAAATGCAACTTTAGCATTCGAAGACTTATGGCCATATGCAGGCGATTATGACTTTAATGATTTAGTAATCAGTTACAATATCAAAACTCTTTTAAATTCAGAAAATAAGGTAACGCAAGTAAATTATAATTACACGGTAGAATCAATTGGAGCTAGTTTTAAAAATGGCTTTGGTATTGAATTAGAAGGCGTTTCACCTTCGGCAATTGCCAGTGTAACGGGACCGAATTTAACAGAAGGATTTATAACAAATAATGCCAATGGAACAGAACAAGGTCAACCCAATGCGGTAATTATTTTCTTTGACAATGCACATGTAAATGTTGGGATAAACAATACCATTTCCATAATATTTGAAACTCCTATAACCACAGCTGAATTAGGTACTGCTCCGTTTAATCCTTTTCTAATCATTAACAAAAACAGGCTTAAAGAAGTACATTTACCGAATAAACCAACTACCTATTATCCTACAACAACGACTATTGCAGTAGGACCAACCGTTAAAGATAGTGATGGTGATTTTAAAACACCTGCTGGTTTGCCTTGGGCTATTAATGTGGCAGGACAATTTAAGGCTCCAAAAGAAAAAATAATCATCACCGATGGCTATAACTTCTTTGCAGATTGGGCAACCTCAGGCGGCACTGTTAAAACAAATTGGTATCAAGATTTACCTGGAAATAGAAATAATGAAAACTTAAAAGATTAA